Proteins found in one Campylobacter lari genomic segment:
- the flhG gene encoding flagella biosynthesis ATPase FlhG: MSNQAEKLKDLVKNENSNVKHTHFIAVTSGKGGVGKSTFSANLGNILAKNGYKVGLFDADIGLANLDVILNVRVEKNLLHVLKGECSLEDILIEVKPNLWLIPGESGDEILKYNDKNIYERFLNQTSILDDLDFLIIDTGAGIGGNIGNFLEMSDEVIVITVPDPAAITDAYATIKTTSKTKENLLMVFNVVKNENEALRIFDNIKKVADINIKHNLNLEFLGFLGQSKDISSSIKKRTLFSDDDTNASDELKTIASKLLYRLEQKVLNNVGDKSIMSFFKKLLDRF, from the coding sequence ATGAGTAATCAAGCAGAAAAATTAAAAGATCTAGTAAAAAATGAAAACTCAAATGTAAAACATACTCATTTTATCGCAGTTACTAGCGGTAAAGGTGGGGTTGGAAAAAGTACTTTTAGTGCAAATTTGGGCAACATCCTAGCTAAAAATGGTTATAAAGTAGGGCTTTTTGATGCAGATATAGGACTTGCAAATTTAGATGTGATTTTAAATGTGCGTGTGGAAAAAAACCTTTTACATGTTTTAAAGGGTGAGTGCTCATTAGAAGATATTTTAATAGAAGTAAAGCCAAATTTATGGCTTATCCCAGGTGAAAGTGGCGATGAAATTTTAAAATACAATGATAAAAACATTTATGAGAGATTTTTAAACCAAACAAGTATTTTAGATGATCTAGATTTTTTAATCATTGATACAGGAGCAGGTATAGGTGGGAATATAGGAAATTTCTTAGAAATGTCTGATGAGGTTATTGTTATCACTGTGCCTGATCCTGCGGCGATTACTGATGCTTATGCTACTATAAAAACCACTTCAAAAACTAAAGAGAATTTATTAATGGTGTTTAATGTTGTTAAAAATGAAAATGAAGCTTTGAGAATTTTTGATAATATTAAAAAAGTAGCAGATATTAACATTAAGCATAATTTAAATTTAGAATTTTTAGGATTTTTAGGTCAAAGTAAAGATATTAGTTCTAGTATTAAAAAAAGAACTTTATTTAGTGATGATGATACAAATGCAAGTGATGAGCTAAAAACCATAGCTTCTAAGCTTTTGTATAGGTTGGAACAAAAAGTGCTTAATAATGTGGGAGATAAAAGCATTATGAGTTTTTTCAAAAAGCTTTTGGATCGTTTTTAG
- a CDS encoding RNA polymerase sigma factor FliA, whose amino-acid sequence MQPHNAYASTLKKEQDDLVISYMPALRAMAFRLKERLPASIDVNDLISIGVEEMIKLSRRYDKEQNDNFWGFARKRVNGAMLDYLRSLDVMSRSNRKIIKDIDAIIDEFYQENEKEPDDEYLAQRLNLEVEKVKEARAAHAISLVMPLDEQLNCFNDSNIIEQIEKEELIEKINAVLEEFKEREKLVIQLYYYEELNLKEIAEILEISESRISQIHKRLLKKIRERLV is encoded by the coding sequence ATGCAGCCGCATAACGCTTATGCTTCTACGCTAAAAAAAGAACAAGATGACTTAGTCATCTCTTATATGCCAGCATTAAGAGCTATGGCTTTTAGACTTAAAGAGCGTTTGCCTGCTAGTATTGATGTAAATGATTTAATTAGTATCGGCGTAGAAGAGATGATCAAACTCTCACGCCGTTATGATAAAGAACAAAATGATAATTTTTGGGGTTTTGCAAGAAAAAGAGTTAATGGAGCTATGCTTGATTATCTAAGAAGCCTTGATGTAATGAGTAGAAGTAATAGAAAAATCATCAAAGATATTGATGCTATTATAGATGAGTTTTATCAAGAAAACGAAAAAGAGCCTGATGATGAGTATTTAGCACAAAGACTAAATTTAGAAGTAGAAAAGGTAAAAGAAGCAAGAGCAGCTCATGCTATATCGCTTGTTATGCCTTTGGATGAACAGCTAAATTGCTTTAATGATAGCAATATCATAGAACAAATAGAAAAAGAAGAATTAATAGAAAAAATCAACGCAGTTTTGGAAGAATTTAAAGAAAGAGAAAAGCTTGTAATACAGCTTTATTATTATGAAGAATTAAATTTAAAAGAAATCGCAGAGATTTTAGAGATTAGCGAGTCAAGAATTTCACAAATTCATAAGCGTTTGCTTAAGAAGATTAGAGAAAGGCTAGTTTAA
- the fliM gene encoding flagellar motor switch protein FliM, whose amino-acid sequence MAEILSQEEIDALLEVVDDDSDDSTASSKLEEIEDKRDIVVYDFKRPNRVSKEQLRSIKGIHDKLARNLASQISSMMRSIVEIKLHSVDQMTYGEFLMSLPSPTSFNVFSIKPLDGNCVLEINPSIAFPMIDRLLGGQGESFDTLRELTEIELNLLDSILRIIMQRLKESWMNVTEIYPSVEAKESSPNVVQIVSQNEIVIMVVMEIIIGNSSGMVNICYPVVHLESILSRLANRDIMMGETSAKKSRNKELKTLIGRAEVIYEAMLGKTFINVNEFLDLKQGDILKLDRSADDKAIVAIDKKEVFLAQVGLHRFRKSIKILELIKTDKDEIKEMLEKYEDERRAKANSYDDNEELEEEDDDQ is encoded by the coding sequence ATGGCTGAGATACTTTCCCAAGAAGAAATTGATGCTCTTTTAGAAGTTGTCGATGATGATAGTGATGACAGTACTGCTTCTTCAAAATTAGAAGAAATAGAAGATAAAAGAGATATAGTAGTATATGATTTTAAGCGTCCAAATAGGGTTTCTAAAGAACAGCTTCGTTCTATTAAAGGGATTCATGATAAATTAGCAAGAAATCTTGCCTCTCAAATTTCATCTATGATGAGAAGTATAGTTGAGATTAAATTACATTCAGTGGATCAAATGACTTATGGTGAGTTTTTGATGTCTTTACCTTCGCCAACAAGCTTTAACGTTTTTTCGATTAAACCTTTAGATGGAAACTGTGTTTTAGAGATTAATCCAAGTATCGCTTTCCCTATGATAGATAGACTTTTGGGTGGTCAAGGGGAAAGTTTTGACACCTTAAGAGAGCTTACAGAAATCGAGCTTAATTTGCTTGATTCTATTTTGCGTATTATTATGCAAAGACTTAAAGAAAGCTGGATGAATGTTACAGAAATTTATCCAAGTGTAGAGGCAAAAGAATCAAGCCCAAATGTTGTGCAAATTGTTTCACAAAATGAGATTGTTATCATGGTGGTAATGGAGATTATCATCGGAAATTCAAGCGGTATGGTAAATATTTGCTACCCGGTTGTGCATTTGGAAAGTATTTTGAGCCGTTTGGCAAATCGTGATATTATGATGGGTGAAACTTCGGCTAAAAAGTCAAGAAATAAAGAACTTAAAACCTTAATTGGTCGTGCTGAGGTAATTTATGAAGCTATGCTTGGTAAAACTTTTATCAATGTGAATGAATTTTTGGATTTAAAACAAGGGGATATTTTAAAGCTTGATAGAAGTGCAGATGATAAAGCTATAGTGGCTATTGATAAAAAAGAAGTATTTTTAGCTCAAGTGGGACTTCATAGATTTAGAAAGTCAATTAAAATCTTAGAACTTATCAAAACTGATAAAGATGAGATTAAAGAAATGCTTGAAAAATATGAAGATGAAAGAAGAGCAAAAGCAAATTCGTATGATGATAATGAAGAACTAGAAGAGGAAGACGATGATCAATGA
- the fliY gene encoding flagellar motor switch protein FliY, producing MINDFLGIFVNECVSTIEGLTGKSAEFSEYYEYDVNSQDSMTPPLVSATFSVNNEMKIKILASAVLMSAIGEWMMGEEEISKNSELNEDEMDAAKEAIQNIISAFSTTLGAQKEIPKMEFSLENCEFVADSLELGGFHKLYLYNVKIADLEEKISLVFDEKIYKILTKTDLEEIVATNEDHTQDHKALANVEELRNIGLIMDVRLPIRVRIGSKKMLLKDVLTMDIGSVIELDQLANDPLEILIGDKKIAYGEVVIVDGNFGVQITEIGSKKERLEQLR from the coding sequence ATGATCAATGATTTTTTAGGCATATTCGTCAATGAATGTGTAAGTACAATAGAAGGTTTAACAGGAAAAAGTGCTGAATTTAGCGAGTATTATGAGTATGATGTAAATTCTCAAGATTCTATGACGCCACCATTAGTTAGTGCTACTTTTAGCGTTAATAATGAAATGAAAATCAAAATCCTAGCCAGTGCGGTTTTAATGAGTGCAATTGGTGAGTGGATGATGGGGGAAGAAGAAATCTCCAAAAACAGTGAGCTAAATGAAGATGAAATGGATGCAGCTAAAGAAGCTATACAAAATATCATCTCAGCATTTTCTACAACCTTAGGCGCACAAAAAGAAATTCCAAAAATGGAGTTTAGTCTAGAAAATTGTGAATTTGTTGCAGATAGCTTAGAACTTGGTGGTTTTCATAAGCTATATTTATACAATGTAAAAATAGCTGATTTAGAAGAAAAAATTTCTTTAGTTTTTGATGAAAAAATTTATAAGATTTTAACCAAAACTGACTTAGAAGAAATCGTAGCAACAAATGAAGATCATACGCAAGATCATAAGGCCTTGGCTAATGTAGAAGAGCTAAGAAATATCGGTTTGATCATGGATGTGCGTTTGCCTATAAGAGTGCGTATAGGCAGTAAAAAAATGCTTTTAAAAGATGTGTTAACCATGGATATAGGTTCGGTTATCGAGCTTGATCAATTAGCAAACGATCCTTTAGAAATTTTAATAGGCGATAAAAAAATTGCTTATGGGGAAGTGGTTATCGTAGATGGAAACTTTGGAGTACAAATTACTGAGATTGGCTCTAAAAAAGAAAGATTAGAACAACTAAGATGA
- a CDS encoding TIGR00730 family Rossman fold protein has product MKEYIIEDVAYLKELEKIQKGITFFGSARLKADNEYCILASKLAQKLADLGYSIISGGGGGIMQAANYGAMQSQTSHLKSFGFNIHLPFEQKANDFLEYNITFKSLAIRKMALIQKSLAFVIFPGGFGTLDEFFEILTLKQLSFKKDVPIILVGQKFWQPLDEFIKTSLLELGTISKNDELKYSISDDLDEIIRMIKEKDENSCCNEWGCG; this is encoded by the coding sequence ATGAAAGAATATATCATTGAGGATGTTGCCTATCTTAAAGAATTAGAAAAAATTCAAAAAGGCATAACTTTTTTTGGTTCTGCACGCTTAAAAGCAGATAATGAGTATTGTATTTTGGCTTCAAAATTAGCTCAAAAGTTAGCAGATCTTGGTTATAGTATCATCAGTGGTGGTGGCGGTGGCATTATGCAAGCTGCTAATTATGGGGCTATGCAAAGTCAAACTTCACACTTAAAATCTTTTGGATTTAATATACATTTACCATTTGAGCAAAAAGCAAATGACTTTTTAGAGTATAATATCACTTTTAAGAGCTTAGCCATTCGCAAAATGGCTCTTATTCAAAAGAGTCTAGCTTTTGTGATTTTCCCAGGCGGCTTTGGAACATTAGATGAATTTTTTGAAATTCTTACTCTTAAACAACTTAGTTTTAAAAAAGATGTTCCTATTATTTTAGTTGGGCAAAAATTTTGGCAACCTCTTGATGAATTTATCAAAACTTCTTTACTAGAACTTGGAACTATATCTAAAAATGATGAGTTAAAGTATAGTATAAGTGATGATTTAGATGAAATTATAAGAATGATAAAGGAAAAAGATGAAAATTCTTGTTGCAATGAGTGGGGGTGTGGATAG